From a region of the Haematobia irritans isolate KBUSLIRL chromosome 4, ASM5000362v1, whole genome shotgun sequence genome:
- the LOC142235673 gene encoding uncharacterized protein LOC142235673 codes for MYKRDYEEKMNKMLEDKNTYKCTRADPTNKLVRNNNSIVSELFKNKYIDAYQKKTMYCSAASAPRIYGLPKIHKDNVPLRPIVSSMNVPCYNLSKYIGDILRQLVSKKLNVKNSLELKQNLQNIHLNDDEILVSFDVISLFTNIPVHTAIRLIMQNWERIKNFTQIPKNTFHNILEFCLMDNNYFVYENKIYNQVFGMPMGNPLSPTIADIVLDHLIDDTLKTLEDNDINIKYIVKYVDDILAIIRKDDAREILNKLNAYHPKIQFTMETEDDNQLAYLDAKLHHIHNSITFDWYTKATSSGRIMNYHSTQPKSQIINTAKSQITRILSISDEQYHEKNIKEILNILTSNSFPYKLSLELIENAKRKIINKKQTQSINVTANNEYQIKKCFQSVHYIPGLIDNKHLKNVINNTNICFAYKPYRTLNITFPNLKTPIEKEQQCNVVYEIGCNGSSNQSCDLVYIGTTRRALQTRVNEHKTDIAKKNGKTALSQHILKTGHTADFDGVKILDKERRERKRLTIESLRIQQKISRTMNVKEDTDNISTCYSVAIS; via the coding sequence ATGTACAAACGGGACTATGAAGAAAAGATGAACAAAATGCTGGAagacaaaaatacatataaGTGTACTAGGGCAGATCCAACCAATAAATTAGTTAGAAACAATAATTCAATTGTTTCTGAACTAttcaaaaacaaatacattgaCGCATATCAAAAGAAAACAATGTACTGCTCAGCTGCTTCGGCCCCTCGTATATACGGATTACCCAAAATTCATAAAGACAATGTACCCCTAAGACCTATTGTATCGTCCATGAATGTTCCGTGTTACAATCTATCCAAATATATTGGCGATATATTGAgacaattggtttccaaaaaacttAACGTTAAGAATTCCTTGGAACTTAAACAAAATCTTCAGAATATTCATTTGAATGATGACGAAATTTTGGTGTCATTTGACGTAATATCTCTTTTTACAAATATTCCTGTACACACTGCTATTCGACTCATAATGCAAAATTGGGAAAGGATaaaaaatttcacacaaataCCAAAGAACACATTCCACAACATTCTCGAATTCTGCCTTATGGATAACAATTACTTcgtgtatgaaaataaaatatataatcaaGTCTTCGGAATGCCAATGGGAAATCCGCTCTCACCAACTATAGCTGACATAGTACTAGACCATCTAATTGACGATACGCTAAAGACGCTGGAAGATAATgacataaatattaaatacatcGTAAAATATGTAGACGATATTTTAGCTATTATTAGAAAGGACGACGCTAGAGAAATTCTAAACAAGTTGAACGCTTATCACCCAAAAATCCAATTCACAATGGAGACCGAAGATGACAATCAACTGGCCTACCTAGATGCAAAACTTCATCACATACACAATTCCATAACCTTCGATTGGTATACCAAAGCGACATCATCAGGCAGGATTATGAATTACCATTCCACGCAACCGAAATCACAAATAATTAATACGGCAAAAAGCCAAATCACAAGAATTTTATCCATCAGCGATGAACAATATCAcgaaaaaaacataaaagaaattttaaatattttaacgtCCAACAGCTTTCCATATAAACTTTCCTTAGAACTCATTGAAAACGCGAAGAGAAAAAtcattaacaaaaaacaaacacaatctATAAATGTTACAGCTAATAATGAATATCAGATtaagaaatgttttcaaagtGTACATTACATACCAGGGCTAATAGACAATAAACACCTTAAGAACGTCATAAACAATACAAACATATGTTTTGCCTACAAACCCTATCGTACATTAAACATAACATTCCCCAACTTGAAAACACCAATAGAAAAGGAACAACAATGCAATGTTGTTTACGAAATTGGGTGTAATGGAAGTAGCAACCAAAGCTGTGATCTTGTGTACATAGGTACAACACGACGAGCTCTGCAAACAAGAGTCAACGAACACAAAACGGACATcgcaaagaaaaatggaaaaacagCACTCTCACAACACATTTTAAAAACTGGACACACAGCTGATTTTGACGGAGTTAAGATTTTGGACAAAGAGAGGAGAGAGAGAAAACGTTTAACGATAGAAAGTCTGAggatacaacaaaaaataagtagAACAATGAATGTCAAAGAAGACACAGACAATATAAGTACTTGCTACAGCGTTGCAATATCGTAA